A genomic segment from Peromyscus maniculatus bairdii isolate BWxNUB_F1_BW_parent chromosome 11, HU_Pman_BW_mat_3.1, whole genome shotgun sequence encodes:
- the Glrx2 gene encoding glutaredoxin 2 isoform X1: MSWSRAVSAGRWLVASGSSLAWRRSAAGAAGSGMGNSTSSSVGKSATTPVNQIQETISNNCVVIFSKTSCSYCSMAKKLFHDMNVNYKVVELDMMEYGSQFQDALHKMTGGRTVPRVFVNGTFIGGATDTHRLHREGKLLPLVLQCNLQKSKRKAVE, from the exons ATGTCCTGGAGCCGCGCGGTTTCGGCGGGGAGGTGGCTGGTGGCGAGCGGGAGCAGCTTGGCTTGGCGGCGCAGCGCGGCGGGAGCTGCGGGCTCGGG gaTGGGAAACAGCACATCCTCCTCTGTGGGGAAGTCAGCAACTACTCCTGTGAACCAGATCCAA GAAACGATTTCTAACAATTGTGTGGTGATTTTCTCAAAAACATCCTGTTCTTACTGTTCAATGGCCAAAAAGCTTTTCCATGACATGAATGTCAACTATAAAGTTGTGGAATTGGATATGATGGAATATGGCAGCCAGTTTCAGGATGCTCTTCATAAGATGACTGGAGGAAGAACT GTCCCAAGAGTGTTTGTCAACGGCACGTTCATCGGAGGGGCCACTGACACTCACAGGCTTCACAGAGAAGGGAAATTGCTGCCGCTGGTTCTTCAGTGTAACCTACAGAAGAGCAAGAGGAAAGCCGTGGAGTGA
- the Glrx2 gene encoding glutaredoxin 2 isoform X2: MGNSTSSSVGKSATTPVNQIQETISNNCVVIFSKTSCSYCSMAKKLFHDMNVNYKVVELDMMEYGSQFQDALHKMTGGRTVPRVFVNGTFIGGATDTHRLHREGKLLPLVLQCNLQKSKRKAVE, encoded by the exons aTGGGAAACAGCACATCCTCCTCTGTGGGGAAGTCAGCAACTACTCCTGTGAACCAGATCCAA GAAACGATTTCTAACAATTGTGTGGTGATTTTCTCAAAAACATCCTGTTCTTACTGTTCAATGGCCAAAAAGCTTTTCCATGACATGAATGTCAACTATAAAGTTGTGGAATTGGATATGATGGAATATGGCAGCCAGTTTCAGGATGCTCTTCATAAGATGACTGGAGGAAGAACT GTCCCAAGAGTGTTTGTCAACGGCACGTTCATCGGAGGGGCCACTGACACTCACAGGCTTCACAGAGAAGGGAAATTGCTGCCGCTGGTTCTTCAGTGTAACCTACAGAAGAGCAAGAGGAAAGCCGTGGAGTGA